Proteins found in one Natronococcus occultus SP4 genomic segment:
- a CDS encoding transcription initiation factor IIB: protein MVWSVRLRDDEEQSEQSEDETAPATCPECDSDNVVQHSDPGERICKDCGLVLEESMIDSGPEWRAFDHQERQQKSRVGAPTTQTMHDKGLTTQIDWKNEDAYGRSISSEKRSQMNRLRKWQTRIRTKDAGERNLQFALSEIDRMASALGVPRAVREVTSVIYRRALQEDLIRGRSIEGVATAALYAGCRQEGIPRSLEEITEVSRIERIEISRTYRYISNELGLELRPIDPKQYVPRFTSKLELPQEVETKANEIIDETADPLLSGRGPSGFAAAAIYAAALLCNEKRTQREVADVAQVTEVTIRNRYQEQIEMLEIQ, encoded by the coding sequence ATGGTTTGGTCTGTTCGGCTCCGTGACGACGAGGAGCAATCGGAGCAGTCCGAGGACGAGACAGCTCCCGCTACGTGTCCCGAGTGTGACTCGGATAACGTCGTCCAGCACTCCGATCCGGGCGAGCGGATCTGCAAGGACTGTGGGCTCGTCCTCGAGGAATCGATGATCGATTCGGGACCGGAGTGGCGCGCGTTCGATCACCAGGAGCGACAACAGAAGTCCCGCGTCGGTGCGCCGACGACTCAGACGATGCACGACAAGGGGCTCACCACCCAGATCGACTGGAAGAACGAGGATGCGTACGGGCGCTCGATTTCCTCGGAGAAGCGCTCCCAGATGAACCGGCTCCGGAAGTGGCAAACCCGAATCCGGACGAAAGACGCCGGCGAGCGCAACCTCCAGTTCGCGCTCAGCGAGATCGATCGCATGGCGAGTGCGCTCGGCGTCCCCCGCGCAGTTCGGGAAGTGACGAGCGTGATCTACCGTCGAGCGCTGCAGGAAGACCTCATTCGCGGGCGATCGATCGAGGGCGTTGCCACGGCCGCGCTGTACGCCGGCTGTCGACAGGAGGGGATACCCCGCTCGCTCGAAGAGATTACGGAGGTATCGCGTATCGAGCGGATAGAGATCAGCCGTACCTATCGATACATTTCGAACGAGCTCGGACTCGAACTCCGTCCGATCGATCCCAAACAGTACGTGCCCCGTTTTACCTCGAAGCTCGAGCTGCCACAGGAGGTCGAAACGAAAGCCAACGAGATCATCGACGAAACAGCCGATCCGTTGCTCTCCGGTAGAGGGCCGTCGGGGTTCGCCGCCGCTGCGATCTACGCCGCCGCTTTGCTTTGTAACGAGAAACGAACGCAGAGAGAAGTCGCAGACGTCGCTCAGGTCACCGAAGTTACGATCCGCAATCGATACCAGGAACAGATCGAAATGCTTGAAATCCAGTAA
- a CDS encoding ABC transporter substrate-binding protein — protein MRYRRPRAFDIPFNGEQSCLESQAGLQRRFDTYRLTRTFTRRVRSLRQMTTTTHEYFSGEFLKQIAEENGYLEGVELSNAASESKELAAGDVNGRWKDGSERGSSTVRFEWRPVRDVAETERRSIGSYCKRDRVLFVSTSSDIGSAEELHGRSIGSDDGTVPFHSTAELLERSGLDETAVDTERIETIEERLKAVKTGSVDAIVVREPYATLGRYDAELDAVWTDSRRVALVVSPAVESERANAFRTALNRAIKEIEDDRDRYRERYVDLLEDSVPGGDFEGVDFDRLRDDIELRTHLPIRGPDTTRLGPTEWMAGEGYVEDGEGIATLSEGRTPY, from the coding sequence ATGCGATATCGTCGTCCGAGAGCGTTCGATATCCCGTTTAACGGGGAGCAAAGCTGTCTGGAGTCACAAGCAGGCCTCCAGCGTAGGTTCGATACCTACCGACTGACGAGGACGTTTACGAGACGCGTTCGTTCGTTGCGGCAGATGACCACCACCACACACGAGTACTTCAGCGGGGAGTTCCTCAAACAGATCGCTGAAGAGAACGGATACCTCGAGGGAGTCGAGCTCTCGAACGCCGCGTCGGAATCCAAGGAGTTGGCCGCCGGAGACGTGAACGGCCGGTGGAAAGACGGGAGCGAACGAGGGTCTTCGACCGTTCGTTTCGAGTGGCGTCCCGTTCGGGACGTGGCTGAGACGGAACGACGGAGCATCGGGTCGTACTGCAAGCGCGACCGCGTGCTGTTCGTCTCTACTTCCTCCGACATCGGCTCGGCCGAGGAGCTACACGGACGATCGATCGGCAGTGACGACGGGACAGTCCCGTTTCACTCGACCGCCGAACTGCTCGAGAGATCGGGACTCGACGAGACGGCAGTCGACACGGAGCGCATCGAAACTATCGAAGAGCGACTGAAAGCCGTCAAAACCGGTTCGGTCGACGCGATAGTCGTTCGTGAGCCGTACGCTACACTGGGTCGCTACGACGCGGAACTCGACGCAGTCTGGACGGACTCCCGCCGCGTCGCGCTCGTCGTCTCGCCAGCGGTCGAATCGGAGCGAGCGAACGCGTTCCGAACTGCGCTGAACCGGGCCATCAAGGAGATCGAGGACGACCGCGACCGATACCGCGAGCGGTACGTCGACCTGCTCGAAGACAGCGTTCCGGGCGGAGACTTCGAAGGCGTCGACTTCGACCGTCTCCGAGACGACATCGAGCTTCGAACCCATCTACCGATTCGTGGGCCGGACACAACCCGTCTCGGACCGACGGAGTGGATGGCGGGAGAAGGATACGTAGAGGACGGAGAGGGCATTGCGACGCTTTCCGAGGGACGAACGCCGTACTGA
- a CDS encoding ComEC/Rec2 family competence protein: MRRALLVVLVAVLLLIAGCAEGGETADETPAAETGDDLEDADPDTEDGPETAETPSDSNGSEETEANGTDSGDENGETTDVDGELEIHHIDVGQADATLLIDPSGETMLVDSGDWPQAGADVIEYLEAQDVDRIDHLVATHAHADHIGGHDEIIAHYETERDGIGAAYDSGVATTSQTYERYLDAVEEHDVDLFVVDEDDRFEFGAADVDVLNPPSGDSGSDLHYNSVTLRVEFGEFAYLTTGDAEAEAEQRMVDEHGDRLDVDVYQAGHHGSSTSSSQPFMDRVTPAVAIISSAYDSQYGHPSDDVLEEYADRGLETYWTGVHGDVVLTTNGEGYDVETEREAPTDAGALLGEKPTDDSDAQEAVIQPIRPTVLPVAD; the protein is encoded by the coding sequence ATGAGACGAGCGTTACTCGTCGTCCTCGTCGCAGTACTGTTGCTGATCGCAGGATGTGCCGAGGGTGGCGAGACGGCCGACGAGACTCCGGCGGCGGAGACGGGCGACGACCTCGAGGACGCCGACCCGGACACCGAGGACGGACCGGAGACAGCTGAAACCCCATCCGACTCGAACGGGTCCGAGGAAACGGAGGCAAATGGGACCGACTCCGGTGACGAGAACGGGGAGACGACCGACGTCGACGGGGAACTCGAGATTCACCACATCGACGTCGGCCAGGCCGACGCGACGCTGTTGATCGACCCCTCCGGCGAGACGATGCTCGTCGACTCCGGCGACTGGCCCCAAGCCGGCGCCGACGTGATCGAGTATCTCGAGGCGCAGGACGTCGACCGGATCGACCACCTCGTCGCGACGCACGCTCACGCCGATCACATCGGTGGCCACGACGAGATCATCGCCCACTACGAGACCGAACGCGACGGGATCGGCGCGGCCTACGACTCCGGCGTCGCGACGACCAGCCAGACCTACGAGCGGTATCTCGATGCCGTCGAGGAACACGACGTGGACCTGTTCGTCGTCGACGAGGATGATCGGTTCGAGTTCGGCGCCGCGGACGTCGACGTGCTCAACCCGCCGTCGGGCGACTCGGGATCGGATCTCCACTACAACAGCGTGACCCTCCGCGTCGAGTTCGGCGAGTTCGCCTATCTCACGACGGGCGACGCGGAGGCCGAGGCCGAACAGCGGATGGTCGACGAACACGGCGACCGACTGGACGTCGACGTGTACCAGGCGGGCCACCACGGATCGTCGACCTCCTCGTCGCAGCCGTTCATGGACCGGGTTACCCCGGCGGTTGCGATTATCTCGAGCGCCTACGACTCGCAGTACGGTCATCCGAGCGACGACGTCCTCGAGGAGTACGCCGACCGAGGACTCGAGACGTATTGGACCGGCGTTCACGGCGACGTCGTGCTGACGACCAACGGGGAGGGGTACGACGTCGAAACGGAACGGGAAGCCCCGACCGACGCCGGGGCGTTGCTCGGAGAGAAGCCGACCGACGACAGCGACGCACAAGAGGCGGTCATCCAACCGATCAGACCGACTGTCCTGCCGGTGGCGGACTGA
- a CDS encoding hydroxyacid-oxoacid transhydrogenase — protein MTGNYDRTISAADHGLGPETVWEIQLPAIRFGRNAVEELDFQLAELGVDDGASGLIITDEPMVQTGHVDRVTDHLEDAGFDVTVWDGAEPEPSIETVDSCLEFVRENEGAEGYDFYLGMGGGSSLDVAKGTRAVMANGGEVLDYVAEPTGAGETLTESGDPLVLVPTTAGTGSEISPVAIYAVEEKEIKEGISSNHVRADAAVLDPTLTTTMPASVTAATGMDALAHALEGYTTHDHDSFLRPEDPAQRPVYAGQTDVTEMFGRRAIELVANNIRTAVHNGEDVEARAAMLKASLFGAICGLTAGVSLSHAMAYPVGNQYHTSHGETIAVLTPASTLGYNVASDPERFAEIATLLGADVEGMSTREAADEARREYVRLQQDLNVLPSGLAELAGISADEIDWLATQTVETQQRLLRCNPRPVTEEDALQVFHDALHNWE, from the coding sequence GTGACGGGGAACTACGACCGGACGATCTCGGCGGCCGACCACGGGCTGGGGCCGGAGACAGTCTGGGAGATCCAGCTCCCGGCGATCCGGTTCGGTCGGAACGCCGTCGAGGAGCTCGACTTCCAGCTCGCCGAACTCGGGGTCGACGACGGGGCCTCGGGACTGATCATCACCGACGAGCCGATGGTCCAGACCGGGCACGTCGACCGCGTCACGGACCACCTCGAGGACGCCGGCTTCGACGTCACCGTCTGGGACGGCGCCGAGCCGGAGCCGTCGATCGAAACCGTCGACAGCTGCCTGGAGTTCGTCCGCGAGAACGAGGGTGCGGAGGGGTACGACTTCTACCTCGGGATGGGCGGCGGCAGTTCGCTCGACGTCGCGAAGGGGACGCGCGCGGTGATGGCAAACGGCGGCGAGGTGCTCGACTACGTCGCCGAGCCGACGGGAGCGGGCGAAACCCTCACGGAGTCGGGCGATCCGCTGGTTCTGGTCCCGACGACCGCGGGAACGGGCTCGGAGATCTCGCCCGTGGCCATCTACGCCGTCGAAGAGAAGGAGATCAAGGAGGGGATCTCGAGCAACCACGTGCGAGCGGACGCCGCGGTGCTCGACCCGACGCTGACGACGACCATGCCCGCGTCGGTGACCGCGGCGACCGGGATGGACGCGCTCGCCCACGCCCTCGAGGGGTACACGACCCACGACCACGACAGCTTCCTCCGGCCGGAGGATCCGGCACAGCGCCCGGTCTACGCCGGACAGACCGACGTCACCGAGATGTTCGGCCGACGCGCGATCGAACTCGTCGCGAACAACATCAGGACTGCCGTCCACAACGGCGAGGACGTCGAGGCACGCGCCGCGATGCTCAAGGCCTCGCTGTTCGGTGCGATCTGCGGGCTCACCGCCGGAGTCAGCCTCTCTCACGCGATGGCCTACCCGGTCGGAAACCAGTACCACACGTCCCACGGCGAGACGATCGCCGTGCTCACGCCGGCGTCGACGCTCGGCTACAACGTCGCGAGCGATCCCGAACGGTTCGCCGAGATCGCCACCCTCCTCGGCGCGGACGTCGAGGGGATGAGCACCCGGGAAGCTGCAGACGAGGCACGCCGCGAGTACGTTCGGCTCCAGCAGGATCTGAACGTCCTCCCGAGCGGGCTCGCCGAGCTCGCGGGGATCTCCGCCGACGAGATCGACTGGCTCGCGACACAGACCGTCGAGACCCAGCAGCGACTGTTGCGGTGTAACCCCCGCCCGGTGACGGAGGAGGACGCCCTCCAGGTGTTCCACGACGCGTTGCACAACTGGGAGTGA
- a CDS encoding N-acyl homoserine lactonase family protein — protein sequence MVNATIDVIHRGGLECDQNYMIQGETLGTHDEPNPDISYEEIPVWCLVIDHPEATILWDTGSHHDALEGHWPDGLVQAFYPHDAHEHRLDDDLEDAGYGIDEIDAVVQTHLHLDHAGGLEFFDGTDVPVYVHEKEIKFAYYSAKTDKGSGAYILEDFDHDLNWEIVHQDREQHFTDVEFVRLPGHTPGLMGTVVHLEEESVIFTGDQVYQAPNYEDEIPLGGSLVWGKTEWFESLQRIKEIERRHDAEVVYGHDADQFERIEGGWGQ from the coding sequence ATGGTTAACGCAACAATAGATGTCATCCACCGTGGCGGGCTCGAATGCGACCAGAACTACATGATCCAGGGGGAGACGCTGGGAACTCACGACGAGCCGAACCCGGACATCAGCTACGAGGAGATTCCGGTCTGGTGTCTCGTGATCGATCACCCCGAGGCGACGATCCTCTGGGACACGGGATCGCACCACGACGCCCTCGAGGGACACTGGCCCGACGGACTCGTCCAGGCGTTCTACCCACACGACGCCCACGAACACCGCCTCGACGATGACCTCGAGGACGCGGGGTACGGGATCGACGAGATCGACGCCGTCGTCCAGACCCACCTCCATCTGGATCACGCCGGTGGACTCGAGTTCTTCGACGGCACCGACGTTCCGGTGTACGTCCACGAGAAAGAGATCAAGTTCGCGTACTACAGCGCCAAGACCGACAAGGGAAGCGGCGCGTACATCCTCGAGGACTTCGACCACGATCTCAACTGGGAGATCGTCCACCAGGACCGCGAGCAACACTTCACCGACGTCGAGTTCGTCAGGCTGCCGGGACACACGCCGGGGCTGATGGGGACGGTCGTTCACCTCGAGGAAGAGTCGGTGATCTTCACGGGCGATCAGGTGTACCAGGCCCCGAACTACGAGGACGAGATCCCGCTCGGCGGAAGCCTGGTGTGGGGGAAGACGGAGTGGTTCGAGAGCCTCCAGCGGATCAAGGAGATCGAGCGGCGCCACGACGCCGAGGTCGTCTACGGCCACGACGCCGACCAGTTCGAGCGCATCGAGGGCGGGTGGGGACAGTGA
- a CDS encoding short-chain fatty acid transporter, with the protein MSASDTEGSVIERFGYRLSGIIERWMPNPFLFAILLTYLVFIAGLVLNQTGTIEPPNGNGSVGPVEMIDFWFGGFWGFLDFSMQMVVILMTGFVLAYHPAANNLLVRLAKLPNTPAQAVVLVAGFSMAVAWIHWGFSLILGAIFAREMGKVAHERGINVHYPLLCVAGYMGLGLTWHWGWSGSAPLLLTDETEVGEGTAFAIVPEPVPVTETIIHPYTISLTLLSILFAVAVLYLITPSGERARGITEYIPEDELYETATDGGDPASESNDAATDEMVPAERINNSRVLGGLFALAGVAYVLWILVTDGIEVWDLNTINFAFLMAGILVWTNPSTYRDKFGEASSAAAGIILLFPFFAGIQGMMADSGLAGALAELIIGLSTTETFPVFAWLAAALLNLFVPSGGGQWIVMGPSILEAADQLGVEFGHATMAFAVGEAHTNLLNPFWAIPLLAITRIKAREMFGYAAVMLLALFPFLAIVLYLLPYGMF; encoded by the coding sequence ATGTCTGCCAGTGACACGGAGGGGTCGGTTATCGAACGGTTCGGGTACAGACTCTCGGGGATCATCGAACGGTGGATGCCAAACCCGTTTCTGTTCGCCATCCTGCTTACCTACCTCGTTTTCATCGCTGGTCTGGTGTTGAACCAGACGGGAACGATCGAGCCGCCGAACGGCAACGGATCCGTGGGACCGGTCGAAATGATCGACTTCTGGTTCGGCGGCTTCTGGGGATTCCTCGATTTCTCGATGCAGATGGTCGTTATCCTGATGACCGGGTTCGTCCTTGCGTACCATCCGGCCGCCAACAACCTTCTCGTCCGTCTCGCCAAACTTCCCAACACTCCGGCGCAGGCAGTCGTCCTCGTCGCCGGGTTTTCGATGGCAGTCGCCTGGATTCACTGGGGGTTCAGCCTCATTCTCGGCGCGATCTTCGCCCGTGAGATGGGGAAAGTCGCACACGAACGGGGGATCAACGTTCACTACCCGCTACTCTGTGTCGCCGGGTACATGGGACTGGGTCTGACCTGGCACTGGGGATGGTCCGGATCAGCACCGCTGTTGCTCACCGACGAGACGGAGGTCGGCGAGGGAACGGCCTTCGCCATAGTGCCCGAACCGGTTCCGGTAACGGAGACCATCATCCATCCGTACACGATCTCACTCACGCTGCTCTCGATTCTGTTTGCGGTTGCCGTTCTCTACCTCATCACCCCGTCGGGCGAACGAGCGCGGGGTATCACCGAGTACATTCCGGAGGACGAACTGTACGAGACCGCCACCGACGGCGGCGACCCCGCTTCCGAGTCCAACGACGCTGCGACCGACGAGATGGTCCCCGCCGAACGCATCAACAACAGCCGCGTCCTGGGGGGCCTCTTTGCGCTCGCCGGTGTCGCGTACGTCCTCTGGATACTCGTTACCGACGGGATCGAAGTGTGGGACCTCAACACGATCAACTTCGCGTTCTTGATGGCCGGGATTCTGGTCTGGACGAACCCGTCCACGTACCGGGACAAGTTCGGCGAAGCGTCGTCAGCCGCTGCCGGAATCATCCTGCTGTTTCCCTTCTTCGCCGGTATCCAGGGGATGATGGCCGATTCGGGCCTCGCCGGAGCCCTCGCCGAACTCATTATCGGGCTCTCGACCACCGAGACGTTCCCCGTCTTCGCGTGGCTTGCGGCGGCGCTTCTCAACCTGTTCGTTCCGTCCGGCGGCGGCCAGTGGATCGTCATGGGGCCGTCGATTCTCGAAGCCGCCGACCAGCTCGGCGTCGAGTTCGGTCACGCGACGATGGCTTTCGCCGTCGGCGAAGCGCACACGAACCTGCTGAACCCGTTCTGGGCGATCCCGCTGTTGGCCATTACGCGCATCAAGGCCCGCGAGATGTTCGGGTACGCGGCCGTGATGTTACTCGCCCTGTTCCCGTTCCTGGCGATCGTCCTCTACCTGCTCCCGTACGGGATGTTCTGA
- a CDS encoding outer membrane protein assembly factor BamB family protein produces MAEHTDRFERRPLGEIESAGSRQLWARSSVELTDDAVVVGQWDGTVTAFDRGSLAPRWELTHPGRPASLAVVDDALVVGGRGEDGTVAAYALASGDRRWILDAATDVGRPATDRLFDLPSVLAFAVDAEAGTLYAAARRYERDGDQRRWHSVVYALESDGAVRWRYETDASPIALSLADERDRLAVGYNRCAGGHNDGVVVLDAATGEPDWTWDPGTDGDRRVGDVSFADGALAVASHGDKRGYVLEADGTERWGVDLAIETDVGDETLYAYPNHVYANDGRVAFVTGNTYPVDGRATASHHPNEHRIAAFDADGDSLWDASVRGFVHELATEGDAIVAPCAQNFRVRDPRTHALRRFDLAAGEDGQHRIDGIVTAAAVDDDLIAEIEAPVEYHDEGRRHGEYAVLVGTCFA; encoded by the coding sequence ATGGCCGAACACACGGACCGATTCGAACGCCGTCCGCTCGGCGAGATCGAGAGCGCGGGGAGCCGACAGCTGTGGGCGCGCTCGAGCGTCGAGCTGACCGACGACGCCGTCGTCGTCGGGCAGTGGGACGGAACGGTTACCGCGTTCGACCGCGGATCGCTCGCCCCGCGGTGGGAACTCACCCATCCGGGACGGCCCGCCTCGCTGGCGGTCGTCGACGACGCGCTGGTCGTCGGCGGACGTGGCGAGGACGGTACCGTCGCGGCGTACGCCCTCGCGTCGGGGGACCGACGGTGGATCCTCGACGCCGCGACGGACGTCGGTAGACCCGCGACGGATCGGCTGTTCGATCTTCCCTCCGTCCTCGCGTTCGCGGTCGACGCCGAGGCCGGAACGCTGTACGCCGCCGCTCGGCGCTACGAGCGCGACGGCGACCAGCGCCGCTGGCACAGCGTCGTTTACGCCCTCGAATCGGACGGAGCGGTTCGGTGGCGGTACGAGACCGACGCCTCGCCGATCGCACTCTCGCTCGCGGACGAACGGGATCGGCTGGCCGTCGGCTACAATCGCTGTGCGGGGGGACACAACGACGGCGTCGTCGTCCTCGACGCGGCGACGGGTGAACCGGACTGGACATGGGACCCCGGAACGGACGGCGACCGCCGCGTCGGGGACGTCTCGTTCGCCGACGGCGCCCTGGCCGTCGCGAGCCACGGCGACAAGCGTGGCTACGTCCTCGAGGCGGACGGCACCGAACGGTGGGGCGTCGACCTCGCCATCGAGACCGACGTCGGCGACGAGACGCTGTACGCGTATCCGAACCACGTCTACGCGAACGACGGCCGCGTCGCCTTCGTCACCGGAAACACCTACCCCGTCGACGGTCGGGCGACGGCGTCGCACCATCCGAACGAGCATCGCATCGCCGCCTTCGACGCCGACGGCGACTCGCTGTGGGACGCCTCTGTCCGCGGGTTCGTCCACGAACTCGCGACCGAGGGTGACGCGATCGTCGCGCCCTGTGCCCAGAATTTCCGCGTTCGCGACCCGCGGACGCACGCGCTCCGCCGATTCGATCTGGCAGCCGGCGAGGACGGCCAGCACCGGATCGACGGGATCGTGACGGCCGCGGCGGTCGACGACGACCTGATCGCCGAGATCGAAGCACCCGTCGAGTACCACGACGAGGGGCGACGCCACGGCGAGTACGCAGTTCTCGTCGGAACCTGTTTCGCGTGA
- a CDS encoding DUF3209 family protein, whose product MSCYEIEALRLGLMTVLGVEDQHAREHAEKELEGHLEGPIEGLADAESLAEIERHLDAALVDLEETVASMDADDPTYDYTRGRLLAVRDAERAVHRLRAQGEDVVDGLGDAHDLLHETFPTEE is encoded by the coding sequence ATGAGCTGTTACGAAATCGAAGCGCTCCGACTCGGACTGATGACCGTCCTCGGCGTCGAGGACCAGCACGCCCGCGAACACGCGGAGAAGGAACTCGAGGGCCACCTCGAGGGCCCCATCGAGGGGCTCGCCGACGCGGAGAGCCTCGCGGAGATCGAACGCCACCTCGACGCCGCGCTCGTCGACCTCGAGGAGACCGTCGCGTCGATGGATGCCGACGATCCGACGTACGATTACACCCGAGGACGGCTGCTGGCCGTTCGCGACGCCGAGCGAGCCGTCCACCGGCTGCGAGCACAGGGCGAGGACGTCGTCGACGGCCTCGGCGACGCACACGACCTGCTCCACGAGACCTTCCCCACCGAGGAGTAA
- a CDS encoding CbiX/SirB N-terminal domain-containing protein, protein MSTPDDTAPAAAFDDEAVLLIGHGSRREKSNRQVRELAADLESQLGIPVDAAFLELAAPAIDEAFAELATLTSRVTVVHCSLFAASHVKNDVPLAIERARARHDLEIDNGAHLGIHPAILDLLDDRARAVEDELGVDRTADDVAVVLCGRGSSDPDANGDVHKLARLLYEGRAFDRAEATFIGVTEPTLEDTLHGLSKHRPDAVVVLPYMLGDGVLTRRVRDRTSEFDGEYPYVDALAGDPLGTDSRLLDVLADRWQEARTDSVAMSCDTCKYKVDLEGYEEDVGGARAMLRALAHQEAHADRDDVDDEPHSHDAPEKHVAVCTNRTCADMGSPAVLERLRQATRDSEHCDARITRSSCLGRCGDGPMVAVYPDGIWYGDVEPADANRIVSDHLERERLVSDLVDQTL, encoded by the coding sequence ATGAGTACGCCAGACGACACCGCGCCTGCGGCGGCGTTCGACGACGAGGCGGTTCTGCTGATCGGTCACGGCTCCCGCCGGGAGAAGTCGAACCGGCAGGTACGGGAGCTGGCCGCCGACCTCGAGTCGCAGCTCGGGATTCCCGTCGACGCCGCGTTCCTCGAACTCGCGGCGCCGGCGATCGACGAGGCGTTCGCGGAGCTCGCGACGCTTACGTCGCGGGTGACGGTCGTCCACTGTTCGCTGTTCGCGGCGAGTCACGTCAAAAACGACGTGCCGCTGGCGATCGAGCGGGCCCGGGCGAGACACGACCTCGAGATCGACAACGGGGCACACCTGGGCATCCACCCGGCGATACTCGACCTGCTCGACGACCGGGCTCGCGCGGTCGAGGACGAACTGGGCGTCGACCGAACGGCGGACGACGTCGCCGTCGTCCTCTGCGGGCGGGGCTCCAGCGACCCCGACGCGAACGGCGACGTCCACAAGCTGGCACGGCTGCTGTACGAGGGGCGGGCGTTCGACCGCGCCGAAGCGACGTTTATCGGCGTCACCGAACCCACGCTCGAGGACACCCTGCACGGGCTCTCGAAGCACCGTCCCGACGCGGTCGTCGTCCTGCCGTACATGCTCGGTGACGGCGTCCTCACCCGGCGCGTCCGGGACCGGACGAGCGAGTTCGACGGCGAGTACCCGTACGTCGACGCGCTGGCGGGGGATCCGCTGGGAACCGACTCGCGATTGCTCGACGTCCTGGCCGACCGCTGGCAGGAGGCCCGGACCGACAGCGTCGCCATGTCCTGTGACACGTGCAAGTACAAGGTCGATCTCGAGGGGTACGAGGAGGACGTCGGCGGCGCGCGAGCCATGCTTCGCGCGCTGGCCCACCAGGAGGCACACGCCGATCGGGACGACGTCGACGACGAGCCCCACAGCCACGACGCGCCGGAAAAACACGTCGCGGTCTGTACGAACCGGACCTGCGCCGACATGGGGTCGCCCGCCGTCCTCGAGCGACTCCGACAGGCGACCCGCGACTCGGAGCACTGCGACGCTCGCATCACGCGGTCGTCCTGTCTCGGTCGCTGCGGCGACGGTCCAATGGTCGCGGTCTACCCCGACGGGATCTGGTACGGCGACGTCGAGCCGGCGGACGCCAACCGAATCGTCTCCGACCACCTGGAGCGAGAGCGCCTCGTCAGCGATCTCGTCGATCAGACCCTGTAA
- a CDS encoding ferredoxin, translated as MPRYEITIEKAACDGIFACLTRDPRFVEGEDALATIDPDADPVYDCEGEVTDTAERVVATFDDDRIDEARQAAAACPTDAIVVEEVRE; from the coding sequence ATGCCGCGCTACGAGATCACTATCGAGAAGGCGGCCTGCGACGGGATCTTCGCCTGTCTGACCCGCGATCCCCGCTTCGTCGAGGGCGAGGACGCCCTCGCGACAATCGACCCGGACGCCGACCCCGTCTACGACTGCGAGGGCGAGGTGACCGACACCGCCGAGCGGGTCGTCGCGACGTTCGACGACGATCGCATCGACGAGGCCCGACAGGCTGCCGCGGCCTGTCCGACCGACGCCATCGTCGTCGAGGAGGTGCGCGAATGA